The nucleotide window TGGGGAAGGTCGCGGTGGGAGCTGCGGTTGTCTGCGCCGCCGCCGTCTGCGCTACGGCGGCACTGGTGGTGCGCCACCGCATGATTAGTTCCCGGAAGTGGAGTCGCGCCATGGCGATACTGAAGGAGTTTGAGGACAAGTGTGGGACCCCAATTGTGAAGCTTAGACAAGTGGCTGATGCCATGGATGTTGAGATGCACGCAGGTCTCGCATCTGAAGGTGGTAGCAAGCTCAATATGTTGATCAGTTTTGTCGATAATCTCCCAACTGGGTTCGTAgatttatctcttatttttttccatcGGTTAGCTTTTTCAATATTAGTGTTTTTTAATTTGGCTTTTTATATCAATAACAATGAGGCATAATTGTTTCGGACACTTGAGGATCAGGATGTCCCAGATTTGTGGACTGACCGTTTGTCCTGTTCGCTGGAACGTTGATCTTGTTGTGTTATTTGACATGTCtaatcaattttttgttttttgtgcgtattgtttattttatgttcCTGAATTCTGAAATTCTGATATGATGTACAGGATAAATTAGATCAGTAGTTGGCTTCTTTATATGCCTTTTTGCCCcattttcaaactgattttttttatgatgtttatatatatacattaccTCCATTATGATCATATCGCAAAAAAGATTAGAGATTTTTGTTTAACGAACATCTGGGGTTTTGAATCTCGAACGAGATTTGTCTGGTATGATGGTTCAAATGATACTATTTTTTAGCACTTCAGAAGTCACGTGATTAAATTGGAGGAATTCACTAGCAAATCATTCATGGTAATAAAACTATCCACTTGTTAATGGTTCTGTTCTGTCCGTCTGGAGTATAACGGTTTATTGCTAAAGCATTTGATTGTTTATATTGTGTTTTGAATAATCTGCTGTCAAGATGCTGAGAGAGCAAGTATGTATGATTAAGTATTACATTGTTATtgataacaaaaattataaatatttagaaatatgaatttgtaattcTTAAAGATTTCTTCTGTGTTGAGTCATTCTTCACCTTGTTACAGGGATGAGGAAGGACTCTATTATGCACTGGATCTTGGAGGCACAAACTTCCGTGTCCTTCGTGTACATTTAGGCGGGAAAGACAAAGGTGTTATCGGCCAGGAGTTTGAAGAAGTTTCAATTCCTCCAAATTTGATGACTGGCTCTTCAGAAGTAAGTTTGTTATGGGAAAATCTATCTGAGTATTAAGCCTGCCTACACTTTGATATATGTATGTTATGTTGTTACAGGCATTGTTTGATTTTATAGCAGCAGCTCTTGCAAAGTTTGTTGGTTCAGAACCTGAAGGTTTTCATCCTCCCCCTGGCAGACAAAGAGAACTGGGTTTTACATTCTCATTCCCAGTGAGGCAAACATCGATTGCATCTGGGACTCTAATAAAGTGGACTAAAGGTTTCAATATTGAAGATGTGGTAATTCTTGTCAACCTGATTACATTATATTCAACTTTATTTGGGCAACCATTTTTTCTTCTAGTCatttattttgattgatctaTCATGTATTTGTTCACAAACTCACATGAGTCTCTCGACTTCACGCACACTATGTCACTACCACACTATTGTTGTGTTAAATTACGAGTCCAGATATTGCAACGTTTGCCTTATTATGGTTCAAAATTGTATCATAGTCATAGGATCTCTTtctgttttcaaagagaacccTCTTCTACTAGGTTTCTCAGACATTCATTGACTGAGCATCGTAATCTGACAGTTACTCCTTCATGGTTTGTTTGTAGGTTGGTGAAGATGTGGTGGGAGAACTAACCAAGTCCATGGAAAAAATTGGCCTGGATATGCGCGTTGCTGCTCTAGTCAGTCTCATTCTCCTCTCTTTtggatttctttattttttatagccAGGATTTGAGCATGATGGTTTCCAGTTTGTGTCTGACAGAAATTTGGAGTTATAAGGTTTTATGGcgtttgtttttatatattttaagtaaTTCTTGTTTGCTTAATATCTTAAACTGGAAATGAGATGAAACTTGGTGATTTGATGTAGGTTAATGATACCATTGGAACATTAGCTGGAGGCAGATTCTACAATCAGGATGTCGTTGCTGCTGTGATTCTTGGTACTGGGACAAATGCAGCATATGTAGAACGTGCACATGCTATTCCAAAATGGCATGGCCTTATACCAAAATCAGGAGATATGGTAAGTAGGTTATGAATGCGTGTGAGATTTAGTTTCTTGTGTGATAGATTTGTCCTTATTGTGTGTGATACAAAGCATGCTGATTACTTCTAAGTATTATAGGTTATAAACATGGAGTGGGGTAATTTCCGATCATCACATCTTCCTCTAACAGAATATGATCTAGCTCTGGATGCTGAGAGCTTAAACCCTGGAGAACAGGTAATAATCATCtactatatttatttgtttagtcGATCTATGTTACTCTAACAATATTCCACTATGATTCACAGATTTTTGAGAAATTGATTTCTGGCATGTATTTGGGGGAAATTGTAAGGAGAGCTTTATTTAAGATGGCCGAAGAAGCTGATTTTTTTGGAGATACTGTTCCCCCCAAATTGAAAGTTCCTTTCATACTTAGGTATGATAACTTATTAACTTATACCACCAAACATAGTTGTTAACAGTGCGCTGTTGTAGCAGTATGGAGCGACCAGAGGCCGCTATTCTAGACCCTAGTGGAGCACTTTTGTGTAGCGGGAGTTGCTGCCGCGAATAGTGGCTAACCCAAAATTCATTGTCGTTGTGGCTACTGGTGTTGATGGAGGAAAATCCTCTCATTATCTCTGCTATTGTGGGACACTGGTCctgtttttttttgggttttttcCCGTATATATATTTCAGTCTTTGTTTGAGAGATAGGGAGAGACCCACTCTGTTTCTGTTGCGAGAAGTTGAGAACGAACATAAGACCTAACAGTAGTGCTGGTGAAGAGCACCTCTGTTTCTGGCAAACCCAAGGATCAGGTGTTGTTTCCAATTTTCCTGTGAACCCTTACCCTTGTTCGGTTGTTCCTCCCTATTGTTCTGGTCTCTCCTACATAGCTCTTTGTCCCTTTCTCTCCAACAGCACTCTCTGTTCTCTGTCTAACAGACTGACACATGTGTTTCATTTCATTGTTCTGTCCTTTTTTCCCTTGTCTTCTTAGGGACGGTTTGGTAGACATGACAAAATAAGTGAGTAAGGGGACCATTTGGGTAAATAAATTAAGCACTTATGTATAAGTTGTTTCTATAATGGATGAGAAAATAAGGTGATGTTATTTTCGGATAAGTCTTTTTCATAAGCTATTGGTGTTACTTTTTCATCCAAAATTGggataaaagtttttttttgctaaGACTGGTGGCCTTTTCATTTTCAGCACTCTGTATTCTCATACCAATCAATCCTAAAAGTGGTATTCActtgtcattttcatttttattcccTAGTTTACTCCAATGCTTACACTACCGATTTCTCCTTGTTGAGTTGTATAAACTTCATTGCAACACATTATTTTCTGCTGAATGCTTTTGGAGTTCTGACATCATTTTCTTTAGGACGCCTGACATGTCAGCCATGCACCATGACACAAGTTCTGATCTGAAAGTAGTTGGAAACAAATTAAAGGATATATTAGAGGTATGCATGCTCTTCTACCCTTGTTGGAATATGACTATCATCATGTCTCACATCATCCTATAAATTGCTTTTCCTTGAATTGATAAGATAAACCAAACTACCTATTGTTTGTGATCTGTCAATAAAAAGCATTCTGATTATGTTAAGGGCAATAAAAATTGGTGTTTCTGACTCCCCTTCCCTAATAGGAAATATATAGGTTTTTCTTACTGCCTTCCTTTTTGTCAGATCTCTAACACATCCCTAAAAATGAGGAAGATTGTTGTTGAACTGTGTGACATTGTTGCTACTCGTGGGGCTCGGCTTGCTGCTGCTGGTATTTTGGGCATCCTTAAGAAAATAGGAAGAGACACGGTTAAGGTTGGGGAGAAGCAAAAGTCAGTGATAGCTTTGGATGGGGGATTGTTTGAACACTACACCAAATTTAGAGAATGCTTGGAGGGTACCCTGAAGGAATTGCTGGGAGATGAGGCTGCTGAGACCATTGTCATTGAGCATGCTAATGATGGCTCTGGCATTGGTGCAGCCCTCCTGGCAGCTTCTCACTCCCAATATTTGGGAGTGGAGGAGTCTTAAATTTTATTGCCAAACAAGGGAAAGACGTGTAATACTAGTTTCATTTTTTGCATAGGTAATAGATCAACACATTGAAGCAATGGTGCCTTGCAGCTGGTGACCGGGGCATTCATTATTTTGGTTGCGGGGTTTGTTTCTCCTTCGTTAAGGAATAATGTCAAAGATATAAACTTAATCTTGAGTGACTAGACACCTTTTGCGGAATGTAGCCAACGAGAATAAAGCAGGACTTAATGTATTGACAAGGCTAACCTTGTATTTGGAACaggacttttaaaattttaaggaatttaaaatgattagaatttgaattgctttaattttaatttccttcatttttcaaatgttttgtttggataaatcaatttaaatttcttttattttaatttttttgtttggataagacaattcaatttcctccgtatgcaaaatttcaattttatattttaaatagatgaaattttaatattaaactttatagaaaataaacacaatctaattttaaaatattaattaaaaaatatttttaatttttaataatttataaatacaaaatattaataattttaactatgATTGTTTTGCCTAATCACAAGTGATGTTTTTAAACTGACATTAATCAAAActatttttcagttgacatcaaataaattttttttgtcaaagtatgtCGAAAATATTTGTCAGCTGACGTCAGTTGGGGTTATTTTTTAGCTAATGTTGGTTGACTTTATTTTTCAGTCGATGttagttagattttttttaccaacgaGGCTAGGGTTTGTTTGACCAACACTAGATAGAGTTTTTTTGAATGACATTGACCAAGACTATTTTTAGATAACATTAGCCTAAAAATTCATAGCAAacgttgacaaaaaaatctaccAAATATCAGCTAAAAAATAACTTGGTCGATGCCGACCAATAAAACATACGcgatgtcggctgaaaaacatCATTTGTTAACGTTGGATCAAAAAATTTCTAGTcgaagttaaataaaaaatagcattGACCAATGTCGGACAAAAAACCTTACCCAACATCGGCTATAAGATAGCCTTGACTGATTTTGACTAAAAAATAGTTCTCATCGATGTCGACCGAAAAAATTCTAGTGGATGTTGACTGTAAGAGCCTAGTCAAtattgactaaaaatagtcatgcacgatgtcggtcaaaaatacctagctggtgttagcaaaaaaataatcctagccaacatcaacaaaaaaaacctagttaatgtggttaagaaataaCTATGACTGATGTTAGCTAGAAAATCCTAGTTGATGTCAGTACAAAAATCCTAATCGACGTTAactaagaaaatctagttgacatcaACCAAAACACCCTAGTTAACATCAGctaaaaaataaccctaaccgatattgactaaaaaatagctttgatTGATGTTGGCTGGAAAAACCTAATTGATGTGAGCTGAAAAATCCTAACAGGTGTCTACTCAAAATTTAGTCATGACCAATGTCAGTAGAAAAAATCTaaccaacatcaaccaaaaaaatcatt belongs to Glycine soja cultivar W05 chromosome 5, ASM419377v2, whole genome shotgun sequence and includes:
- the LOC114413545 gene encoding hexokinase-1-like yields the protein MGKVAVGAAVVCAAAVCATAALVVRHRMISSRKWSRAMAILKEFEDKCGTPIVKLRQVADAMDVEMHAGLASEGGSKLNMLISFVDNLPTGDEEGLYYALDLGGTNFRVLRVHLGGKDKGVIGQEFEEVSIPPNLMTGSSEALFDFIAAALAKFVGSEPEGFHPPPGRQRELGFTFSFPVRQTSIASGTLIKWTKGFNIEDVVGEDVVGELTKSMEKIGLDMRVAALVNDTIGTLAGGRFYNQDVVAAVILGTGTNAAYVERAHAIPKWHGLIPKSGDMVINMEWGNFRSSHLPLTEYDLALDAESLNPGEQIFEKLISGMYLGEIVRRALFKMAEEADFFGDTVPPKLKVPFILRTPDMSAMHHDTSSDLKVVGNKLKDILEISNTSLKMRKIVVELCDIVATRGARLAAAGILGILKKIGRDTVKVGEKQKSVIALDGGLFEHYTKFRECLEGTLKELLGDEAAETIVIEHANDGSGIGAALLAASHSQYLGVEES